The following coding sequences are from one Streptomyces sp. NBC_01485 window:
- a CDS encoding aldose epimerase family protein, whose protein sequence is MSEHFGTLSDGTPVHRWTLERAGTRVRVLSYGGIVQSVEVPDRDGHAANVVLGFADLDGYLAHPEPYLGALVGRYANRIAHARFPLDGVTYALEPNNAPNSLHGGGRGFDKWVWDVAPVAHGLRLSRVAAHGEEGFPGRLEVSATYTLDASGALRLAYEAVTDAPTVVNLTNHSYFNLGGPGSGAASGHELRLAAGHYTPVDSDLIPAGEPAAVAGTRFDFRGTRKIGTDYDHNFVLDKGVTGAPEEVAELHDPATGRVLTVATTEPGLQVYTAEHLGEPFVPCEGVALETQHFPDSPNRPDFPSTVLRPGDVYRSETVYGFSMR, encoded by the coding sequence CGGAACACTTTCCGACGGCACCCCGGTCCACCGCTGGACGCTGGAGCGGGCGGGCACGCGGGTGCGGGTTCTGTCGTACGGCGGCATCGTGCAGTCGGTCGAGGTCCCGGACCGGGACGGGCACGCGGCGAACGTGGTGCTGGGGTTCGCGGACCTGGACGGCTATCTCGCGCATCCGGAGCCCTACCTCGGCGCGCTGGTCGGGCGGTACGCCAACCGGATCGCGCACGCCCGCTTCCCGCTGGACGGGGTGACGTACGCGCTGGAGCCGAACAACGCGCCGAACTCCCTGCACGGCGGCGGGCGCGGATTCGACAAGTGGGTGTGGGACGTGGCGCCGGTGGCGCACGGGCTGCGGCTGAGCCGGGTCGCCGCGCACGGCGAGGAGGGTTTCCCGGGCCGGCTGGAGGTCTCGGCGACGTACACGCTCGACGCGTCGGGGGCGCTGCGGCTGGCGTACGAGGCGGTCACGGACGCGCCGACGGTGGTGAACCTGACCAACCACAGCTACTTCAACCTCGGCGGGCCGGGCAGCGGGGCGGCGAGCGGGCACGAGCTGCGGCTCGCGGCCGGCCACTACACGCCGGTCGACTCCGATCTGATCCCGGCGGGCGAGCCGGCCGCCGTGGCCGGCACCCGCTTCGACTTCCGCGGCACCCGCAAGATCGGCACCGACTACGACCACAACTTCGTGCTCGACAAGGGTGTCACCGGCGCACCGGAGGAGGTGGCCGAGCTGCACGATCCGGCGACCGGGCGGGTCCTGACCGTGGCGACGACCGAGCCGGGGCTCCAGGTGTACACGGCGGAACATCTGGGCGAGCCGTTCGTGCCCTGCGAGGGCGTCGCGCTGGAGACCCAGCACTTCCCCGACTCCCCGAACCGTCCGGATTTCCCGAGCACGGTGCTGCGGCCGGGGGACGTGTACCGGTCGGAGACGGTGTACGGCTTCTCGATGCGGTAA